From the Methylococcus sp. EFPC2 genome, the window AGCCTGCCCGACAAGGTCGGCGGCTTGCTCGAAGAAGTCATGAGTTCCTATGCGGATACCGCGCGGGCGGAAACCCTGCTGCAACAGGCGCATAGCGCAGCTCCGGACGCCCTGCCGGTGTATTTCTCCATGTACAAGTTCTATTTCTACAAGGGACGCCTGGAGGACGCCGAACTGGCCGCGCGGCAGGCCCTGGAAACCGCGGCCCGCCAGGGTGGTTTTCCCAGCGATTTCCGCCAGCTCACGGCGGAATCCACGGATTGGACCCGCCATGACAGCCCGCAGCATTTTTATCTGTTTTCCCTCAAGGCCCTGGCCTTCATCCGCCTGCGCCAGGGTGACAAGGAAGGCTGCGAGCAGCTCTTGGGCAAGCTCGGCGAACTGGATAAATCCGACACCGTCGGTGGATCCGTGATCGGCTCCATCGCCGCCGGATTGTGAGCCTCAAGACCCATAGGCTCACGCCATTGAGTGGGTCTGCATGCAAAACGCAATTTAAGTCGACCTCAACCTTTCACCTCGAAACCATAGGAGAAACCATGTCTACCTTAACCATACTGCCATCCGGAAAAACCATCGCCGCAGAAATCGGCAAGACACTGCTGGAATTGATCCAGGCAGCCGGCGAAGAGATACAGCACAAGTGCGGCGGCAATGCCCAGTGCGGTAGCTGCCACATCTTCCTGCAGGCCGGCCGCAAGAGCGTGTCCAAGATCGCCTCGGCGGAAAACCAGAAGCTGGACAGCATCGTCGGCGTCGGATCCAAATCCCGCCTGGCTTGCCAGGCCCAAGTGGTCGGCGAGGAAGACATCACCGTCGAGCTGCTGGGTTTCGCTTCCGGGTTCTGATCCGGAACCAGCTCGTCCGGGGGCTTATTTAAACCCCCGGACGAGCCGCAGACAGGCTTAATCAATCACTAAGGAAGCGCCGCCATGAGCATCGAAGATACCATCCGCGACCAGATCGCCAACCATCCCGTACTCCTGTACATGAAGGGCGTGCCCGACATGCCACAATGCGGATTTTCCGCCAAGGCGGTCGCCTGTTTGCAGGCCACCGGCATCCCGTTCGCCTATGTGAACATCCTGGCGGCGCCGCAAATCCGGGAGAAGCTGCCCAGCGTTTCGTCCTGGCCCACCTTTCCCCAGTTGTTCGTGAACGGCGAACTGGTGGGCGGCAGCGACATCGTCGACGAGATCGCCCAGAAAGGCGAGCTCAAGCCCCTGCTGGAAAGCGCGGTCGCCGCCAAGGCCGAAGGCTAGCGCCATGGAAATCGCCGAAGTCCGCCAATTGATCGAGTCCGGCATACCCGGTTCCGAAGTCATTGTCGACGGTGAGGGCTGCAGCTTCTCGGTCGTCGTGGTCGGTGAGGCCTTCGCCGGTCTGAGCCTGGTCAAGCGGCAGCAGCAGGTTCTGGCCACCGTCAGCGAGCCGCTCTCGAGCGGCGCCCTGCATGCCATCAGCATGAAGGTGTATACGTCGGCGGAATGGGCGGCTGAGCGGGATAAGCCGGCGGCCACTGCCTAGTAGCCTCAAGTCCATCAGGCTGTTTTTACGAGAGAACGTCCATGCCACTCTACGATTATCGTTGCCCGGACTGCGATAAGACCTTCGAGTTACTGGTCAAGATTTCCGACACGCCGGTCTGCCCGTCATGCGGCGGCCAGCACCTGGAAAAGCTGGTATCCAAACCTGCTCCGGCCGGCAAAACGGCCGGCATCCTTGCGAGTGCCCGGTCCCAGGCGGCGAAGGAAGGTCATTTCAGCAATTACAAAGCTTCGGAGCGGCCGCGCACCCGCTAGACGCCGGTCGCCGCGGCTATTCCCGATCACGATGCATGAAGCACGAAACCTTTACCGCCCAGGAGGCCCTGAAACTGCTCGGAACGGAAGTCCGCTCCTGCCGCGAGCATGCGGGGCTCCCGCCGGGCAGCAGCGGGCGGATCGTCCTGGTTCGCAGGGGCGGCAAGTGCAAGCGCGGTTTCAGCGTCGCCGTACGCTGGCAGGCGCTCGATAAGCCGGCGGAAGACGAATTTACCAAGACGGAATTCGAGCATTTTTTCGAACGCCTCCTGGAATCCCGCAGGACGGAGTAAGGGTCCGGCGGCACCTAAACACCAGCCGATGGAAGCCATGCGATGAAACTCCAGATAGAACGGCCTTATATCGAAGCGATGGTGGAGGCCTTCCCCGCCCTCGCGCCTTTAAAAGACCAGTTGCGCTTCGGCAACAAGGTCGAAGTGGCCTTCGCCCAGCTCGGCAATGCGGAAGTCGCCTTCCTGCGCAATCTCTACGAAGAAGCCGGCCCCGACATGCGGCTGCGCGCCGCCGAGCTGAGCACCCTGCAGAAGGCCTTGAACGACGACGGTATTCGCTTCGAAGGCAACGATCTGGAAATGCTGGTTCCCGCCATCGCCCGCTATCTGGCGGCGGATGCGATCCGCGGCTGGCTGTTCAGCGCCCAGGTCACGTCCCGTCCCCTGCCCTACGTCATCACCCGGCTGGACTATACCC encodes:
- a CDS encoding zinc ribbon domain-containing protein, coding for MPLYDYRCPDCDKTFELLVKISDTPVCPSCGGQHLEKLVSKPAPAGKTAGILASARSQAAKEGHFSNYKASERPRTR
- the grxD gene encoding Grx4 family monothiol glutaredoxin; this translates as MSIEDTIRDQIANHPVLLYMKGVPDMPQCGFSAKAVACLQATGIPFAYVNILAAPQIREKLPSVSSWPTFPQLFVNGELVGGSDIVDEIAQKGELKPLLESAVAAKAEG
- a CDS encoding 2Fe-2S iron-sulfur cluster-binding protein, coding for MSTLTILPSGKTIAAEIGKTLLELIQAAGEEIQHKCGGNAQCGSCHIFLQAGRKSVSKIASAENQKLDSIVGVGSKSRLACQAQVVGEEDITVELLGFASGF
- a CDS encoding BolA family protein, which gives rise to MEIAEVRQLIESGIPGSEVIVDGEGCSFSVVVVGEAFAGLSLVKRQQQVLATVSEPLSSGALHAISMKVYTSAEWAAERDKPAATA